TCGGCATTCACACCGGGCCGCTGGTGGCCGGTAGCCTCGGCAGCGTCGAGCGACAGGAGTACACGGTCATCGGCGATGCGGTGAACACGGCATCACGGTTGGAAAGCTTCGATAAGGACACCGGCTCCAATGACAGCGTCTGCCGCATCCTCATCAGTGAAGCAACGAAACTGTTATTAGGTGAAGAGTTTGAGCTGAGCCCATTGGGTACAATGAGCTTGAAAAACAAGAGTGAGAAAGTCATCATCCATCGCGTGGTTGGGCGAGCCAGCCGCGAACCCGGAGGTCAGCGTGAGAATTAATTTGTGGCGTTGTGGCGCGTTGCTTGTCGGTCTGTGCGTGATGCTACCGGTCGCGGCCCGGTCGGAGGACAAGCCGTCTCCGCCGGCCGGGGAAACTGTCCCACCGGTGAAGTTTCGACCGCCCTCGCGCGGCGCACCGGCCACGCGCCTGACCGGCGGATCGCGCGGCAGTGGGGACGCGACAATCACTTTGGACGTACTGGCTCCCGACGAGACCGGCTTGACAACTCAGGAACAACCCTCGCTGTTCTGGTATCAATCCAAACCCGCCGCGGCAAAGTTCGAGTTGACGCTGTTGGAAGAGAACAAGCTCAAGCCCTTACTCCAGGTCAAATTCGAGCGTTCCAGCAAGGCCGGCATTCAACGAATCAAACTCTCCGAGCACGGCGTGAAGCTTGCGCCCAATGTTGAATACCAGTGGGTCGTCGCGCTGGTCACCGATCCTGACAACCGTTCGAGCGACTTGGTGGCCAGTGGAGCGATCAAACGCATCGAGCCGTCCGCCGAGTTGCGAGCCAGGATTGCCGGGGCTGGCCCGGCGGCCCTGCCCGGTATCTACGCCGAGGCCGGTATCTGGCATGACGCGCTGGAAACTCTTTCGGATATGGTCGATGCCCGGCCCAACGACAAAGCATTGCGCCAGGCGCGCGCCGATTTATTGACCCAAGTGGGCCTGAAGGCCGCCGCAAGTTCCGAAGGCGCGCTCGCCAGGAAATAATCAGAACGCCACGAGGTTCGCCTGAAAATGCAGCCCGAGGTCCTGGGCGTTGTCATTCGGGATGGAGATGCGGTTCAGCCGGTAGCCCCAGTAAAGCTGGGCGTTGAAGCGCTTGTTGGGAGTAATCAACACTCCCAAGCCGACACTGTAGATCGTGCTTGGACTTTGTGAATCATTGACGTTCCACGCACCGCCGTAATCAAAGAAGGGCGCCAACTGGACGATCCCGTTGCCAGCTTTGTCGAAAAGCACCGGCACCCGAAACTCCGCCGACGACACCAGGCCGCGGTCGCGCACCAGTTGATTTTCCACATAGCCCCGCACGGTGTCCGCCCCACCAACGCTGATTTGTTCGAGCGCCAGCAATTTGTCGTCGGTCCATTGCCCGGCGACGCGCAAGATAAGTTGGTTCGGCGTGTTGAAGAGGCGTTGGATGTACTGCGCCTGACCCAGCCAGGCAAAAAACTTCCCGTTCGGATCGCCAGCCACCCTGTCGTCCGTTGCGCCAAGCACATCCAAACCAACATTGAAGGTGGATCGCAACGCGAGCACATGATTCTGGCCGCGGTCGATGAACTCTTGCGACAATCCCAAAACCGCTGCTGTCATCTGGCCGTTCGTAGCTCCCGGCGAGATATCGAACGGCTGGCCGAAGAGCGTGGAATTGTTCTGACGCCGGTCGAATGCGACCGATAGCGCCACTTCACGATTCGCCGTCTGATACACCGGTTGGCGCAACGTGACGCCCAAGTCAACGGTTTCGCTACTGATGTTCAGTGTAGTGAACGGATTTTCGACGATGCTGGTGTCCTGCCGGCTGGCGCGGACGCCGAGAGTGGTGTTGTAACGGTTCAGTGGCAACGCATAGTTGCCGCCGATATTGTGCCACCCGGAAAGTCCCCAGCCATCATTCTCGCCGGCATTCGCGATTCCATACGTCACATCCAGCGGGTCGCTGTGTCCGGTCAGATTCAGATCTGCCGCCAGTAGAGAGATCTCTTCCGCGCCGACGCTGGGCGGCCGGTGATTGTCGATCTGGAGGCCGACCCGAAACGGTTGCTGATCCACAACGCGTAAATCCAGAATACTCTGGCCGGGAGCGGTGCCCGGCTCCAATTCGGCGTTGATCTGTTTGATATTTGGATTCTGCCGGAGAACTTGCAAACCCTCTTTCAGCTTGTTCATGTCGAGCGGCGGGCCGCTCCGAAGCTGTAATCGGCTGGTGATGTAGTCGTCGCGCAACCATTTATTTCCGTGCAACTCAATCCTGGATAAAATGCCCTCGACGATGCGAATCGTAATGACACCGTTTTCGGGGGTTTGATCCGGGATGAGGGCACCGGAGTTGAGATACCCGTGGTTGATGTAGTAGACAGTGACGGCACGACGCGCGTCTTCCAGTTCTTCGGTGGTGATCTCACGGTTCGCATAGGGCGCGGTGATTTTCGCCAGGACTTCCGACGAAAAGGCGGTATTACCCTCAAATCGAAATCCATGGACGAACAGCCGCGCGCTAGTGGACAGCCTCTGCGCACCGGCGGTTTGCGCAAGTAATACCAGTCCAAATAACGCCAGGACGTGGCGGACTCTCCTACTCGCCATCATCCGCACCCATCGGCACTGAACTTGGCACGAACCCGCCTGGCTCGATGGGCAATCCTCCGGGCCCAAGCACGATGAAACTGCTGACATTACCGGCCAATCGCACTCCGCAATCGGGACGCAACAAGGATTCCGCGTCCAGAAGATCCGCCGGCAAGGCCACGAGGCTTCCGCTTAGATCCACATTCGGGGCGGTAACGACCACAGTGCCGGGAATCCCGGACGGCGTCGATACGTCAAACGGACTTTCGGAGGCGAAGAAGAAGTCAGAGTTGACCGTGACCTTGCCCCCATTGCCCTGGACATCCACCTTGGCGGTAATTGGGCTCTCATTCAATATTACGAAGGTCGGATCGAACGTGATATTCCCACCATTACCCTGATGCGCGTTGGCGCTGAGGGGACTGTGTAACAAATAGATGCGGCGTCCAGCCGTCAATTCGATGTTGCCGCCATTCAGCGCGGCTTCGGCAGTGATCTGGCTGTGCTTGAGTTGAATGTCCCTGCCGGCCATCACGGAGATATCGCCGCCGTCGTTGTTCGCCGCCGAAACCTGCAGCGCACTGTGATCGGTCATTGTCAACGAGCCGTCCACCTGCAATGAGACTCCACCGGCCGCTCCGTCTGCCTCGCCGGCCGCTTTTATTGTGGAACTGCCCGCCAGCGTCACGTTCCCGGCTTGAATCTCGACGTTGCCGCTCGGACCGGCGCCGGAGCTGTCGGTAAAAATCGAGCTCATGTTCCGCAGTTCGAGCATGCCGGCGGAGATGTGAATGTCACCGCCGGGCGCTGGCGCGTCGGAGCTGGTGGTGACTGCCTGGATGAACGATGAGTCGAGTAGAATGGAGTTGGCCGTGATTTCGACACTGCCACCCTTCCCAGAACCAAAAGTGGCCGCCGCTACAGTCCCAAAAGCGGACATGTTGACAGACTTGGCGGTGATGCCGATGAAACCCGCATCCCCAGAGCCAAACGTGGCCGCGAGGAGCGTGGCACCGTTAAGTATTTCGAGAGAATCCGTCTGGATAATTATATCGCCGGCGTTACCGCCGCCATTGATCTGCTGACTGTTCGCAGTGATCTGCGTGGGCGTGGTGAGCATCGCGTCAAGTCGCACGGACGAAGCCGTGATGTCGATGCGCCCGGCATTTCCGGCGCCGAAGGTAGCGGAAGAGATTTGGGCACTGTTTACCAATTCGAGGCTGCCGGCTTGAATCGTGATGTCGCCGCCCTTGCCAGCACCACCGCCAAGAAGTGGATCCCCGGTTGCGGCGGAGATTTGCGTCGTCGGGTTAAAATTATTGTCCGTCAAGCCGCCGCCATCCAACCGGATCGAGCCGGCCGTGATGCTGATATTTCCGCCCGCGCCAAGGCCCATGGTCGACAGGCTGTCGATTTGGCCACCATTGACGAGATTCAAATCGTTGACAACGGAGATGTCGATTCCCTGACCGTCGCCCGCGCCGGTGGTATTGGCCTGGATAAAGGAACCGTCCACCATCAGGCCACCGCCGCGGATGACAATCCGGCCGCCACCGTCACCATTCGCGTCGAGTTGCGCACCGTTTAGCAAACTGATCTGGCCTTGTTGCGGAAACGCCGCGTTGAATGCCGCGACGCTCAGTGTCGTCGGATCCACAGGCACTTCCCCGGCGGATTGGACGCTGACCATGTTGATTTGCCCGGCAGGCGCCTGCACCAAACCGCCATCGACGGAAATGTCACCGCCGACGAGCGAGATTGATTTGCCGGCTGGCACAGCAAGGACACCCTGCTGCACCGCAATACTGCCGGGACTTCCTCCGAGAAATCCAAAAGCGCTAACCGGAGCCGAACTCAAAAGGGAATCGTCCGCACCCACCGCGGCCACGAATCGCGCACCATCGGCTAATTTCAGATAATCGGCGGTGCTGGCGGCGAAGGAACCGCTGACGTCGATCCTGGCGTTGGGACCGAAGATGATGCCCTTGGGATTGATAAAGAAAACGTTGGCTCCTGAGATCGTGGAGCGGATTAGTCCATCAATCGAAGAGGGACTGCCACCGGTGACTCGGGATAAAATGTTCTGGATCGTGTTCGGGCCAGAAAAGGTCGCGATGT
This window of the Verrucomicrobiia bacterium genome carries:
- a CDS encoding DUF928 domain-containing protein, with translation MRINLWRCGALLVGLCVMLPVAARSEDKPSPPAGETVPPVKFRPPSRGAPATRLTGGSRGSGDATITLDVLAPDETGLTTQEQPSLFWYQSKPAAAKFELTLLEENKLKPLLQVKFERSSKAGIQRIKLSEHGVKLAPNVEYQWVVALVTDPDNRSSDLVASGAIKRIEPSAELRARIAGAGPAALPGIYAEAGIWHDALETLSDMVDARPNDKALRQARADLLTQVGLKAAASSEGALARK
- a CDS encoding ShlB/FhaC/HecB family hemolysin secretion/activation protein is translated as MMASRRVRHVLALFGLVLLAQTAGAQRLSTSARLFVHGFRFEGNTAFSSEVLAKITAPYANREITTEELEDARRAVTVYYINHGYLNSGALIPDQTPENGVITIRIVEGILSRIELHGNKWLRDDYITSRLQLRSGPPLDMNKLKEGLQVLRQNPNIKQINAELEPGTAPGQSILDLRVVDQQPFRVGLQIDNHRPPSVGAEEISLLAADLNLTGHSDPLDVTYGIANAGENDGWGLSGWHNIGGNYALPLNRYNTTLGVRASRQDTSIVENPFTTLNISSETVDLGVTLRQPVYQTANREVALSVAFDRRQNNSTLFGQPFDISPGATNGQMTAAVLGLSQEFIDRGQNHVLALRSTFNVGLDVLGATDDRVAGDPNGKFFAWLGQAQYIQRLFNTPNQLILRVAGQWTDDKLLALEQISVGGADTVRGYVENQLVRDRGLVSSAEFRVPVLFDKAGNGIVQLAPFFDYGGAWNVNDSQSPSTIYSVGLGVLITPNKRFNAQLYWGYRLNRISIPNDNAQDLGLHFQANLVAF
- a CDS encoding filamentous hemagglutinin N-terminal domain-containing protein, coding for MAGSGGLSSEAGQVTFDHSLGQTGQSLSGPAFNITSGDGKTVGHNLFFSFSQFDLSSGDIATFSGPNTIQNILSRVTGGSPSSIDGLIRSTISGANVFFINPKGIIFGPNARIDVSGSFAASTADYLKLADGARFVAAVGADDSLLSSAPVSAFGFLGGSPGSIAVQQGVLAVPAGKSISLVGGDISVDGGLVQAPAGQINMVSVQSAGEVPVDPTTLSVAAFNAAFPQQGQISLLNGAQLDANGDGGGRIVIRGGGLMVDGSFIQANTTGAGDGQGIDISVVNDLNLVNGGQIDSLSTMGLGAGGNISITAGSIRLDGGGLTDNNFNPTTQISAATGDPLLGGGAGKGGDITIQAGSLELVNSAQISSATFGAGNAGRIDITASSVRLDAMLTTPTQITANSQQINGGGNAGDIIIQTDSLEILNGATLLAATFGSGDAGFIGITAKSVNMSAFGTVAAATFGSGKGGSVEITANSILLDSSFIQAVTTSSDAPAPGGDIHISAGMLELRNMSSIFTDSSGAGPSGNVEIQAGNVTLAGSSTIKAAGEADGAAGGVSLQVDGSLTMTDHSALQVSAANNDGGDISVMAGRDIQLKHSQITAEAALNGGNIELTAGRRIYLLHSPLSANAHQGNGGNITFDPTFVILNESPITAKVDVQGNGGKVTVNSDFFFASESPFDVSTPSGIPGTVVVTAPNVDLSGSLVALPADLLDAESLLRPDCGVRLAGNVSSFIVLGPGGLPIEPGGFVPSSVPMGADDGE